The genome window AAAACAATAGTTGTTCCGGTTTTCCTTCTTTTTTTGTGGCGCAGAACTTTTATTTTTTTGAGGATATCCGAGACTTTCGTTTCATTTGCGCCGAGTTTGCTTATTTTTGACGCGATTGTGGAATCATCCAAACCTGCTTCAAATAGTTTGAGTGCTTCCGTGAGGAATGCCTCATTATTGGTTTTGCTATCCATCAGAGCTGTATGAAATTTTCGAGCCCTACAAATCTACAGCGACAATAATAAGTACTTTAATGGCAGAAGTAAATGATTTTGATCATGATTTACTTCGCTTGAATGTTTATATTTATTTTTCCGAAATATACTTATCCAGCGAAAGCCTGCCGGGACCGGCAAGTAGTATGGTAAGCATAACTGTTGCATACGCAAACGACATTTCCCCATCTCCGAAAATTTCTCCACCATGTCCGGCAAGCCATGCTACCAGCATGGTAAACATGATGAAGAAAGCGGCGATTCTTGTAAACAAGCCAATGATAAGCAGAATGCCTCCGAAAAACATAGCACCCATTTTTAAATCGGCCATTAGCAACGGCAGCGGAAAGTGAAGTTCCTTCGCAAGCCAATCCGCTGTTTCCTGCACATCTGCCGGATTGAATATGTTTTGGCCATGATGGATAAACAATATTCCCATCACTATCCGTATTGTTAACATGGAGTATTGGGTAAGAGGTTCTGTGCCGAAGAAGAGTTTTTTTATGTTCATTGTTTTTTACCTTTTATTATTTCTTTTACTGCTTTATTCGCATTCTGCTTAAATATTTTTTATTTCAACATTAGAGTTTATATCGAATAAGCTTTTTTGTGGGTTTTAGTGTTTTAGTGGCAATTGGATTTTGGCCACCAAAGCACGAAAACTCTAAATTTTTTCCCGTATATTTTTTTGAAAATGTATATAATAATCTAATTCGGTTAATCTCTATTCACAGTTTTTTTAATTCGCCTTCAACAAATGATTGTAATTGTTTTTTTGATGGCAGCTGAAGTTTATATTTTGATATGAACAAACGGTCCTTTTCATTGGCGGTGGCGTATTCTACCAGGGCTTTATTTTTATCGGTAACCATCAAAATGCCGATCGGAGGGTTATCGTTTGGCCGCGCTATTTCTTTTTTATAATAGTTAAGATAGGTGGTAAGCTGCGACGCATGCGTGTGATTAAAAGTATCAACTTTTAAATCAATGAGGATATGACATTTTAATATGCGGTGATAAAATACCAGGTCAACAAAAAAATATTCATCTCCGATTAGCATCCGCTTTTGCCTGGCCTCAAAGCAAAAGCCATTGCCCAATTCAATTATAAAATGCTGTAAGTGATCGAGCAAAGCCGTTTCGAGTTGTTCTTCTTCCACTAAGTGAGCATCGGGCAGGTTTAAAAACTCGAATAGGTATATATCCTTAACGGCATCACCGGCTTGTTTGGGGTGTATTTTTTCTTCCAACCTTTTTAATGCGAGCCCTTTTCTTGAAGACAAGCCCATGCGTTCATAACTTAAGGTGGCAGCCTGGCGCTTCAATTCTCTTACTGAAAGACCGGTTTTAATGACCAGTAATTCATAATATTTACGTTTATCTTCCTCTTCGATCTTGATCAGTTCAACAAAATGAGAAAAGGAAATATGATGAAACAATTGAT of Bacteroidota bacterium contains these proteins:
- a CDS encoding DUF1016 family protein, yielding MNYKALVNSIRQTHNLLQTNAVKAVNKHLTLRNWLIGYYIIEYEQKGKDRAKYGSKLLERLAGTLEEKNVKGLTAPELSRVRQFYKCYPKIFGTVSQKLLAQNNVPLILGTVSQKSKTGKTSAHYNHQLFHHISFSHFVELIKIEEEDKRKYYELLVIKTGLSVRELKRQAATLSYERMGLSSRKGLALKRLEEKIHPKQAGDAVKDIYLFEFLNLPDAHLVEEEQLETALLDHLQHFIIELGNGFCFEARQKRMLIGDEYFFVDLVFYHRILKCHILIDLKVDTFNHTHASQLTTYLNYYKKEIARPNDNPPIGILMVTDKNKALVEYATANEKDRLFISKYKLQLPSKKQLQSFVEGELKKL
- a CDS encoding DoxX family protein, which codes for MNIKKLFFGTEPLTQYSMLTIRIVMGILFIHHGQNIFNPADVQETADWLAKELHFPLPLLMADLKMGAMFFGGILLIIGLFTRIAAFFIMFTMLVAWLAGHGGEIFGDGEMSFAYATVMLTILLAGPGRLSLDKYISEK